From Tachypleus tridentatus isolate NWPU-2018 chromosome 8, ASM421037v1, whole genome shotgun sequence, a single genomic window includes:
- the LOC143222805 gene encoding neural cell adhesion molecule 1-like, which translates to MSQQVDFLFMFVQLFSSLFATRTIISGLVGEEVKLPCNITATLPHDKPALVLWYKDKLPTPIYTLDSRIGPLWQARHSSSDGLAPRAYLTTVNRPATLVIDQVTKEDEGSYRCRVDFNRARTRYTDSVLTVIVPPSKLIIKDHRRRPLKSLIGPYNEGEPLFLMCEVQGGSPMPSVTWWRESVLLDDNYSLRNDGFTVNELVIPRLRRNDLMADFTCCASNSNFSTSISSTVTLDMNFRPLLLEMEGGQHPLSAGTPTKVNCHSVGSRPPVVITWWKRFKELRTARTTVSSHGNSTISTLIFTPTVEDDNQILACVAENKLMSGTALREERKLNIHYAPLASLWFSGNRKSGSVREGSDVYFECLVQSNPDPVRISWMFEGKELQTNNSMKVVIHNYTLNVKEVSRSNRGRYSCTALNSEGKGESGIFFLRVQYAPVCKTKQIGTFGVPVHESVRIDCQVDAEPLDVTFRWIFNNTQETFDVVDYENHLTRSRVTFTPRSNEDYGILLCSAENEVGPQVSPCLFTITPVGQPEKPRDCMVRNVTMYSIQIACKEGFNGGLKQHFVLEIYDKNLETSEINVTSEIPVFLIQDLSYETTFEVIVYAMNSEGKSENWVMTIGTLSNVVGHDESQRSFPFGPLFVIIGLSFVSVTVVVFVIIIVIHIRQSRRKPNSLQRGVSTGSEERFVLKNNTDEFKRTTSRLEDETCPDIIPMSLHQESEMSADGEEKSNEESLFLGRHSTTKTNTCSIPNETSESVENYTYLNTGCISSARSSLTVSSTTNEDQCHVNSSVPSKTLRRIVNQKGTSFVGKGGT; encoded by the exons TTATATCTGGTCTGGTCGGTGAAGAAGTGAAACTTCCCTGTAACATCACAGCTACTTTACCTCACGACAAACCGGCTCTTGTCCTGTGGTACAAAGACAAATTACCAACTCCAATTTATACCCTGGATAGCAGAATAGGCCCCCTGTGGCAAGCCCGTCATTCATCCAGCGATGGGTTGGCTCCCAGGGCATATCTGACAACTGTTAATAGACCTGCCACACTTGTAATTGACCAGGTGACGAAAGAAGACGAAGGGTCATATCGTTGTAGAGTGGATTTCAACAGAGCCAGAACACGCTACACGGACAGCGTTTTAACGGTTATTG TTCCCCCGTCAAAACTTATTATAAAGGATCATAGGAGACGACCTCTAAAAAGCTTGATTGGTCCATACAACGAAGGAGAACCTTTGTTTTTGATGTGTGAAGTGCAAGGAG GTAGTCCAATGCCTTCTGTTACTTGGTGGAGAGAATCTGTGTTATTGGACGACAACTACAGCTTGAGAAATGATGGTTTTACTGTCAATGAGCTGGTAATTCCTAGACTCCGTAGAAACGATCTGATGGCAGATTTTACGTGCTGTGCCTCGAATAGCAACTTTTCCACTTCCATTTCATCAACAGTAACACTGGATATGAACT TCAGACCTTTACTACTCGAAATGGAAGGAGGTCAACATCCATTATCAGCAGGGACTCCAaccaaggtaaactgtcatagtGTCGGGTCACGACCACCGGTTGTTATTACCTGGTGGAAAAGGTTCAAGGAGCTCAGAACAGCTAGGACTACAGTGTCCAGTCATGGTAACTCAACCATCAGCACTCTCATATTTACACCAACTGTTGAAGATGATAATCAAATCTTAGCCTGCGTTgctgaaaacaaattaatgtcTGGGACTGCATTGAGAGAAGAGCGGAAACTAAATATTCATT ATGCTCCACTAGCAAGTCTATGGTTTTCTGGAAATAGAAAATCTGGATCAGTAAGGGAAGGATCTGACGTTTACTTTGAATGTCTAGTTCAATCCAATCCCGATCCTGTAAGGATTTCCTGGATGTTTGAAGGAAAGGAGCTTCAAACCAATAACTCAATGAAAGTTGTAATTCACAATTATACATTAAATGTGAAAGAAGTAAGCCGTTCCAATAGAGGGCGTTACAGCTGCACGGCACTCAATAGTGAAGGAAAGGGGGAAAGTGGCATATTTTTTCTACGAGTACAAT ACGCTCCCGTGTGTAAAACTAAGCAGATTGGAACTTTCGGAGTTCCAGTCCACGAGTCTGTTCGAATTGACTGCCAAGTAGATGCTGAACCGCTTGACGTTACTTTTCGATGGATTTTCAATAATACACAGGAAACGTTCGACGTGGTGGACTATGAAAATCACTTAACGAGGAGTCGGGTAACGTTTACTCCTCGAAGTAATGAGGACTATGGCATCTTACTTTGTTCAGCCGAGAATGAAGTCGGACCTCAGGTGTCGCCATGTTTGTTCACCATTACGCCAGTAG GACAACCAGAAAAACCACGTGATTGTATGGTGCGAAATGTCACCATGTACTCTATCCAAATCGCATGTAAGGAAGGCTTTAACGGTGGTTTAAAGCAAcactttgttttagaaatatatgaCAAAAACTTGGAAACGAGTGAAATAAATGTAACTTCAGAGATACCCGTGTTTCTTATTCAAGATTTGTCTTATGAAACGACTTTCGAAGTCATAGTTTACGCTATGAACTCGGAAGGTAAGAGTGAAAACTGGGTCATGACAATCGGTACGCTTTCCAACGTTGTAGGACATGATG AATCCCAGAGGAGTTTTCCGTTCGGGCCACTATTTGTAATTATTGGATTAAGTTTTGTTTCCGTAACAGTGGTTGTTTtcgttataattattgttatccACATACGCCAGTCCCGGAGGAAACCAA ACAGCCTCCAAAGAGGTGTCTCCACTGG TTCAGAGGAGAGATTCGTTCTTAAAAACAACACCGATGAATTTAAACGAACCACATCACGTTTGGAAGATGAAACGTGTCCTGATATTATACCAATGAGTTTACATCAAG AAAGCGAAATGTCAGCAGATGGTGAGGAGAAAAGCAACGAAGAAAGTTTGTTCCTTGGAAGACATtccacaacaaaaacaaacacatgtagTATTCCTAATGAAACTTCTGAATCTGTCGagaattatacatatttaaataca